The region GACACGAAGAACACGAAGGAAGAATAATATCCTGCTCCGAACTTCGTGTCCTTCGTGTCTTCGTGGTGAATAATTTCTGGCATTTTCACTCACGAGCACCAACATGATCAGATTCGATTACCAAGAACCCACGACCCTCAAAAAAGCCATCGCGCTGCTCGAAAAACACGGCGACGACGCCCGCGCCATCGCCGGCGGCACGTCACTGTTGATCATGATGCGCCAGCGCCTGCTGATGCCCAAAGTGGTCGTCAGCCTGGCGCGTATTCCAAAATTCGACACGATTACGTTCAATGCCAAAACCGGTCTGCGCATCGGTGCCGGCGCGCGCCATCGCGACGTGGAATTATCTCCGGCCATCAAGGAGCACTATCCCCTGCTCCATGAGACCTTTCACAAAGTCGCCCAGCCGCGCATCCGCAACATGGGCACCATCGGCGGCAATCTCGCCGCCGGCGATCCATTGACCGACCCGGGCGCAAGCCTGATCGCACTCGATGCCGAAGTGGTGCTCGCCGGGAGCAAAGGCTCACGGACTGTGAAGCTAGATGAATTTTTCGTGGACTACTATCAAACCGCTCTAGAACCGGGCGAGCTGCTGACCGAAATCCGCGTACCACCACCGGCACGCAAGGGCTGGTCACACATCAAATTCACACCGCGCAGCGTTGAAGACTTCGCTACGGTAGGCGTGGCCGTGACCGCCAGTGCCTCTAAAGGCGTCTGCGACGATGTCCGAATCGGTTTGAATTCCATTGCCTCGACGATCATCCACGCGAAAAAGACGGAGGACGTCTTGCGAGGCAAGACGATCAACGAAGAATTGCTCCGGCAGGCGGGCGAAGTCGCGGTCACCGAAGTGGACCCCAGCGACGACAACCGCGGCTCTGCGGAATACAAGCGAGAGATGGTCAAAGTCTTGGTTCGCCGCGCCGCGCAGGAAGCATTGCAGCGCGCCCGCTAACTACTTTTGCCTATCACTGCGGTCCTGGCGTAAGAAAGCGGCTATCCTATAATTTTAACACAAGGAGAATCTCTATGATCAAACTTTACGATTTCAAGTCGTCGCCCAACTGCCAGCGGGTGAAAATCGTCTTGGCAGAAAAGAATCTGCCCTACGAGGTCGTCCCCATCGATTTGCAAAAGAAAGAGCAGAAAGCACCTGAATATTTAAAGATCAACCCGTACGGTAAAGTGCCGGCGATGACGGACGACGCGACCATGCTTTACGAGTCGCTGGTCATCAACGAATACTTGGACGAGAAGTATCCGAACCCGCCGCTTATGCCCAAGGACCCAGCGAAGCGAGCGAAGGGACGAATCCTAATCGATTACGGCATGGCCCATTTCGACAGCGCCTACCAGAAGCTGCGTATGGAGCTGATGAAAGACGCCAAAGAGCAGAGCCAACCGCTCATCGACGGCGCCAAGGCCGATTTGAAGAAACTCTTGCAGCGCTTCGAAGATGAGCTTGGCAATCAGGACTACATGCTCGGCGACTTTTCCCTGGTCGATGCCGACTTGCTGCCCCGCTTCACGCGCCTTGAGGGCTTCAAAGTCCTGCCCGATCCGTCCATGCCGAAGATGGCCAAATACATGGAACGTATGAAAGCACGGCCTTCGGTTATGGCGATCTTGTAGCAACCCCGAAGAAGAATGCTTCGACAAGCTCAGCATGAACGGATGGCGAGATTCCGTTCGCCCTGAGCTTGTCGAAGGGCTCCGAGCCTTTTTTGCGCGACTTCTCACCTCTTATCAGTTCCGCCGT is a window of Deltaproteobacteria bacterium DNA encoding:
- a CDS encoding xanthine dehydrogenase family protein subunit M, coding for MIRFDYQEPTTLKKAIALLEKHGDDARAIAGGTSLLIMMRQRLLMPKVVVSLARIPKFDTITFNAKTGLRIGAGARHRDVELSPAIKEHYPLLHETFHKVAQPRIRNMGTIGGNLAAGDPLTDPGASLIALDAEVVLAGSKGSRTVKLDEFFVDYYQTALEPGELLTEIRVPPPARKGWSHIKFTPRSVEDFATVGVAVTASASKGVCDDVRIGLNSIASTIIHAKKTEDVLRGKTINEELLRQAGEVAVTEVDPSDDNRGSAEYKREMVKVLVRRAAQEALQRAR
- a CDS encoding glutathione S-transferase family protein produces the protein MIKLYDFKSSPNCQRVKIVLAEKNLPYEVVPIDLQKKEQKAPEYLKINPYGKVPAMTDDATMLYESLVINEYLDEKYPNPPLMPKDPAKRAKGRILIDYGMAHFDSAYQKLRMELMKDAKEQSQPLIDGAKADLKKLLQRFEDELGNQDYMLGDFSLVDADLLPRFTRLEGFKVLPDPSMPKMAKYMERMKARPSVMAIL